From Shewanella yunxiaonensis, the proteins below share one genomic window:
- a CDS encoding replication protein P — MALKSIAEVIELDQQKRVVCSAKNAGPTQSYFHEVESKPDSDQLQATARIINILFAELQSCFPAWKTTFPSKSDVDAAKRTWTKGLLEAGISSEQQLQWGLRKARRSESPFWPSVGQFIKWCQPDPAEFGLPTPEAAFREASRNSHPASVDCKWTHPAVYVAAREAGKFELANLPCDKTWPLFQRAYSITVRRVLEGEDLSGEIPKALPQKREPRSVDPKVAQQHIERLKKMLKGGQ; from the coding sequence ATGGCACTAAAATCCATTGCAGAAGTTATTGAGCTTGATCAACAGAAGCGTGTCGTTTGCTCGGCAAAAAACGCAGGGCCTACACAGTCTTATTTTCATGAAGTGGAAAGCAAACCAGATTCTGATCAACTTCAAGCTACGGCAAGGATCATCAATATCTTATTTGCCGAGCTCCAGTCATGCTTCCCCGCTTGGAAGACGACATTCCCGAGCAAATCTGACGTTGACGCGGCGAAGAGGACATGGACCAAGGGCTTGCTGGAAGCTGGTATCAGTTCTGAACAACAGCTCCAGTGGGGACTAAGGAAGGCTCGACGATCAGAATCCCCGTTTTGGCCGAGTGTTGGTCAGTTCATCAAGTGGTGCCAGCCAGATCCGGCGGAATTCGGTTTGCCTACACCTGAAGCAGCCTTCCGGGAAGCGTCGCGAAATTCGCATCCGGCATCGGTTGACTGCAAATGGACGCATCCGGCTGTATACGTCGCCGCGAGGGAGGCAGGAAAGTTCGAGCTTGCCAATCTTCCTTGCGATAAAACCTGGCCGCTTTTCCAGCGAGCGTACTCTATCACTGTTCGCCGAGTCTTGGAGGGGGAGGACCTCAGCGGCGAAATTCCGAAAGCCCTACCCCAAAAACGGGAACCGCGTTCGGTCGATCCAAAGGTAGCGCAGCAGCACATCGAGCGGTTGAAAAAGATGTTGAAGGGCGGCCAGTAA